In Toxoplasma gondii ME49 chromosome V, whole genome shotgun sequence, the DNA window agacaggaccgacagaagaagacattCCCGAGAACGTGTTCCGGCCGGCTGCACGGGAAGGAGCAGCTAATCTTGCCGCCAGTGTAGACGTTTTTTTCGGTCACCTGGAGGAACGCCTCATGGCTTACTTTCACAAGCAGGAGGAGGCCGGAGATGATGAAGCAGAAAAGTTGGagggtgaagaaggaaatgaaGGAAGCGGCGTGGTACCCTCTGGTGTATCAACATTTGACGAAAATACACGAAATGTGGATGCGCAGCTTGTGCAGAAGGATGGGAACTCTAATTCGAAAGGGCATTCGTCCGAAAATGGAACGCGGAAGCCGTTGAGAGTCCTGGTTCTCATCGACAAAAATTTCCCCGTTGACTCTGTTCCGAAACAGACGGCGATTCTCCAGAGTCACTGTGCCGCCCTCAACAGAAAGCTCAATCAGGCATGCGCGCGAGCCCTCCACAGATCAGTGAGTGGCCAGCCGGATTCCCCGgattctgtttctttctcttcgtctttcatTTCGACCGCATCGGACCCAAGTCAAGATCGTCACAGTGACGGCAGCAAAACGCTGAAACCCATGATCCGAGCGGCAGTCTGCCTGATGACGTTACCACCTGACGCGCGTCAGGATGGGTCGTTGAGGAGCACGTTTTTTCGCCCTTTGCCGTCGACTTCTCCGTgttcctttgcttctctctctttttcgaacTCACCCTGGGCTTTCCCTTGGTCTTTGCCCACGctctgctgctgtctccggcgtGTGTTGTCTCGCACAGACCATCCGACACTCCGCTCTCGGGTGAAGCGAAACTGTGGAGAGAGCTGTTTTCGAGCGTCTCCGTGTCCCGTATCTGAGCAGTCTACTTCTGCTCAGAGTGTAGACCTCGGGGAGTCTCACGGCGAATTCTTTAGTGCGCGTCCAGTGTCCGCTCCTGGTGGCACTCGGCCAGTGGGCGCTTGTGCTGTTATCAAcgtgtttctctcgttcgtcgCCATGTATCGCCACCAGTCTCTCGACCCTGCTGACCTTCAAAAGATTTCTGGCGTCGACGCCGTCCTGCCATGCCACTCAGTCTGGCTCCCCCCTCTCAAGGAGCGCCCCGCGTCCCGAGATCGTGGCTTGAGAGGCCAAGACAGTGAAGCgacgcaagaagaaagcgaggtgCGAGGGATGGCACATGTCACGGACTACTACGGAAAGAGCCctcgacgagaaggaagagaatcCTCAGAGGCGTCCCCGAAACGAACTGTGGTAGACGCGTTTCTACCTCCGTCAGTCGAAGACGAGTGTTACCTTTTGATCGCAACTGCGCTTCAAAATCTGAGACCCTTTTCCGACAATATCTTCAACGTTCCCATCTATGAGCGTCTCGTGTCGCTTTTGTTTTTATCTACTGACCGTGGCGAGTCAGccgagaacgagaaacacGTGGAGTCAGGTCACCAGAAACCGAGTTCCTTCGGATCCGGGCCAGCAACGCCCGCATCGTCCAGAGACGCCGCTGGCGAGTTGTCGACTCAGCTGGAGGCAACTTTTGAACGTCTTCATGGCAACTCGTCGTTTGGGTCAACCTTCACAGTTTTTGACTCGGATTGCCATCGCCAAGCCTTCGAGGGCAGACGTCAACGAGAAGGGTGCGGCTCTCAGCAGCCgcagcaagagagacaccgggACCACAATCGGATACGAAACTACCAGCGTTCAAGGGACGTATCTCACATGCACAGTGGAGACGCGGGGCCTCACCGCTGCAGCCGTGTGGCTCCTCGAGGACCTTCGGAGGTGCAGGCAAATGTtagcgaagagcgaaggcaACTGTTGAGAGTGGGTCCCGAGTTCGCAGACCATGTTGAGCATCAAGTCCTTCGCGAACAAGTACATGATGCCAGCGGACCTCCTTTATCTGTTCACTTGTTGCACGAACATGGAGCGGGCGAAAGTGGAGGCGATGTCGATGGACCCACAAGTGAAGAGCCGGCAAGCGGCCGCACACGTGAGACAACGGGGGCAGGTTTCATATTGTCTAAGCACCGTGTGGACATTGTTGAAAAGTCGAAATCAAAACTAGTCGAGCCCCGTATGCGGCAGGCGTCTACatctctctccgctgtcggTATCTCCGAGTATCAGGGTTCGGCTGAGCCAGTTAGAGCGGCAGTAGGATCATCAGCTTCACGACTGGAAGAGGCGTTAGCCCATTGGGCAGGAGAGGatgagcagaagaagcaagatCCACGCCGAGTTATTGAAGTCAAGCTGCCTGTATACTTCTGTATAGATGTTGACCGGCATGCTTCGCTGTTGTTTGCTCTCGTATCCTCCAGTCTTGACGCCCTTCAAGCGAACTCCCCACCAGAGGATTTCCTCGCGGCAGCACAGCGCTTCTCCCAACTCGTCCAAACATCCCTGCGGAATGTCACACGCCTTCACGTGACGTCTTTTTATCTGGGGGGCGGAGATGTGAGGACTACTCAGCATGAAGTGGAAGTCCTAGAAGCGCAAGCCAGACAAAGGGAGGAAGATGCTCGAAGACGAACACGGTCGTGGGTTTCTACGCATATGCGAAAAGGGAGCGTTGCTGGCAAATCAGGAAGGTCTCCGTCAGTGACCAGAGGACAAGCAGGCAGTTTGTGTCCCGGTGGGATCGGCAGTTCTGGGAGTGGCGTCAGGAGCTTCAGTGATTATTCCGCGCGTGATGAAGAACTGCTGGCCGCGTTCGTGGCATCCCGCCGTATTATAGGGCAGACCTTTAAGGTCGAAGTGACGCACCTTGTTTTCTTCGGAGAGGGTCTGGTTGCTGCTGGAGTCAGGCCTCTGTGCTCCCTTGTGCTTCTGGATAATGAATTCGACGGGGCCAGCAGAAGGTCTGGGGCGGTTAGCCGAACAGCCAGTGTGGGCGCAAATCACCTTCAGCGTAATGTTTCGTCCTTGGATCAACAAAGGCGAGGGCCCTCAGCGGATATCGGCCAGCGAACAACTTCCTCACACCCCGTTGCCAGTGTTGCCGGTGTTCAGTACCCATTACGTGGAGCAAGTCTGTTTCACTCGACACACGACACACACAAGCTGCTTGTGTGTCGAACTCCAGACTCAAGACGGGAGGAGATGGTTACCAGCAGCAGCACGACTACGGCGATCACTGACAGGTACCCGCACTGCGACGGCGAGAGTGACACtacgtcttctctctgttttggAGAAAAGCGATATCCACATATATCGATGATGTTGGCGAGGCACTTGAAGCCACAGTTTAGTAATGTCGTGATGACGGCCGCAGCGAACGCGCAACGACAAGCGCGGACACAAGGGCTCCTACTGACAGACACACCGCCAATCTTCAACACAGGCGATAGAGACCGAGGGAGTGAGATGTCCGGCGCAACGGCATCCTCGcagtctctgttttctgaaGTGAAGGAGCATTCATCTGAGAACGCTGGGCAGTGGATCCTGTTCAAAGATTTGTTTGTTGCGGGGCGCCGTGATGCAGCTCTTGTTTTTTGTCTGCCGTCTTCATCAGTCATTCTTGAAGGGCCGTTTCTTGCACGATACAATTAGATAGGAGAGGGACGAGGGGCAACAGTCGGACACACCATTCCCGTTTCTGAAGTGCAGATTAGGCACACCCGGTGCCACCAGATCTCTTAGTCGTTTAGTTGCTGGATCATGCAGCGAGGTATCAGTGTCACGCATGCGAACCCGAAGCTCTTTCAACAGTGTTATGGATTAATCATGGACTTGGACTGTAACAGCTTGTGGATTCCAGTGCTGTCTAAATAGTTTCAGCCGATTCAGCTGAAGACGTACACCAACAAGTACCATATCCACCCACGCAAGCCCGTATACATTGATGTCAACCGCAACACCTTAAATATCCCTGTTCGAATACATGCGTACACGTGGTTACCTGCGCAAGGCGCAGATGTGCTGCCAGTACATGATGCTAGTGCTGTCAGTGGCCGCCGATGGCAAAGACGTTTGCAATCCTGATGTTTGCATCAGCGACTCCACAAGCTCTCCCTGCCATCATGAGGGAAAATGGATTCAAGATTCAGTTTTAAGTGGTCGGCGTAACGCGGTTCAAAGACCAGGCACAAGCGGCGGTCTACACTCACGCACCTGCAACGTGTAGCTTAAATGTGTCTGTCGCATGCGCACAGGTGGAACAGTGGACACAGGGAAAGCACTAGAACTGTCAGGACTGCATTCATTCACAAAAGACCGTGGCTTCGGATTCATCCCTCTTTGCACGATGCCAGGCTCTCTTGAGTCGTAATTAAGTACGTTAACTCCATCGTGTACCACTGTAACGACCGTTGCAGTAGTAGCGAATAACGGTGTCGAACTGAGCATTCAAACAATTTCGAAACTCGGGTACTGCCGCAAATAGCTGCCGGAACTGCGGGGCAGAAAAGGAGTCAGGCTGAAGAAAGCTTCATCAGGCCAGAATAGTAAAACAAAACGCGCCCCAGCTGTACCATTCTcagcaaaagagagactctctctgcttctgaagGACGGCATGATGTGTAAATAATCCGTTCATTCGAATCAAAGAACGCAGAGCATATGAACGTCAGGAATCGTTGAAGGCGTAAGTACTGGCGCAGCGTCTCCGGCTGTTGACGACCCAGATCTTGGGTCATGTACTTTTAAAGGAGCCTGAGAACTTGAAATGCCAAAACCGGAGCCGAGCCTGCCTATATATTGTCATCTTGCTCGCCAGGACCTGAAGCGAACCCGGAACTCAGGTCACTGTTCCGTTCGACGTCAGCCTCTTTAGGAAGTGTGTATTCGAACTGAACATGCGAGGGGGCATCGGCCATGAACAACAGAACGTCCCACAGGTTAGCATCCGCAGATCTGTCGTGGCGGGTCACAACGCCTACAGCACTGGGGCCATCCCAAGTGCACCCTTGGGGTAGCGCCTGGGAGCCTAAGCTCTTcagctcgtcttctcgaAACTGAACAGACCCACGGTAAGCGTCAATTGTGAGACGCGGTGCCCTTTTTAATGTCTCTCTAACCCTGATTAACATCATGCAACCCGGGAGAGTAACCCATTTTCCTTCCGTGAAAGTTTCGCGTTCGTGCTCTTTGAGGATCCGGTCGAGCTCCGCTATCCTCGAGATGTCTCGTGGAACGAGATAGGGTCCGGGATGTAGCTCTAGTTCGATAACGACAGCGAAAACACGGGTGTCTATCACATTTTTCCGTCGCGTGACGACGAAATAGCGCGAGTGATTGTCAGCGATACATGCTTGTGGCACATCAATGGTCTCCGTCACTGAGACAACCTCATCTGCAGTTTCTAGAGCGAGCTTCCTCCTCACCCAAGAAGAGGCACGTCTAACGTTAGTTGCATTCCGGACATTCGGTCGTTCAAGGTATTTGACTGTCAGCTGCCCCCTTGCATTGTTCACAGTTACCGACAGGATCTTCGTGACGCTGCCCATGGcatttttcttcttcgctacGTCGAAGCTCAGAACAATCTTGCAGGTTTCAGCGTCACCGTTGTGGAAATCGGGATGAGCGATACCTGTCCAATTCCTGAAAACATCGTTATACGCATTCTTCATTGCTTCGCGGGCTACCTTCTCCGCCAGTGCCTTAGCCACGTCGGCGGCACTTCTGGCGACAGTATGTTGCTCAGGATAGCGAGTCACATTTGATATCGGCTGCGTAGTGGCTGTCGTGGATAATGCCTCACTGCCTGCAGGCATAAAAACAAAGTCTTGTACACTTCGGTAGGGCAACCCACCACGATCTGCAAAGCAAAATTCCTGCATCGCCGACCGAATCAACGTAGGAATGGCACCCCGAACGTGTTCACCTGCATTGACATCGGTTCTTCTGTTCTGATATGCCTGCGGCGGAACAAGGAAAGAATACAAACGCAAGTCGAGTGTGCCGTTCTCCAACGGCACACTAGTGAGGTCGCGTGCCTGTCCGTACCACACACACATTGTTCCGCGTCCCAGATCACCTGAATCCGAACGTGATCCTTCCTGGGTGGTAGCAAAGTGACTGGGAGCAACTTACCCTGGATACAGCTCGATGGCAAGAACCAGCATGCCAACAGAAAAAAGCCTGTGGTTGTGGCTGTCGTCATTGAGCGACGATATAATTTTGCTCCGTCCGTCATTTTGGTGTGCATGGTAGTTACTCCACAGCTaggagaaactgaagaaaaatACTTATCAAGGTCAGTACAGCTCGAATAGGCAGGAAAAAACTGATGATCCACAGCAGCTTGCCATGAAAAAACAATGGAGCAATCGTCGATTGACTAGACTAACATCGAAGTGCACCAATTCCAGACTCTGGCGTATGTCGCGTATGTCGTATGTTACCGTGTCTCTAAAGGCCCCCGTCCCTTGAGGGTGCGTCTGAGCGGAGACGCGCATTTCAGTGAGGCTGAGCGCGCGATGAGCAATGTGGCTCCGCTATACCTACAAAGACGTTCAGCTAAGTCCAGCTTCTGCAGTTTCACATGAGCCGGGGCAAGGTACGTATTAGTTGCAGCCTGTCGATTGTGTTTCCTTTTTAGCGAAGGAAGGTCTCACGTTTGCGTGCGATGCTTTCCACGGCAATGCCGAGGACGGCAACACCCCGTGGCACTACACGGCGCATGCCCGCACAAGGTTTCCAGCGCATTCCGGTGACCGAGTTTCACTCTAGCGTAAGCACCCTAAGGAGTGCGCCCTTCCGACGATGTTTGGCGCTGTCTGGCGTAGGAAGCACAATTTACGGCGTATGCCCTTAAAGGATTGCCAGCGCTTTCTGAGGTGTGGCGATTGCGGGACCACTGATTCCTTGTTGCTGCCATAGGTTCGACATATACGGCGTGGGTGTCTGTGTCGTGCCTCTAAAGTGCCACGTCTTCTGTAGAAGTTACCGACTTTACTAAGTTACTCGAACTGCAAGCGCTGGCACACTGAGTGTCCCGTATCCCTATTTTTAAGTGGTTCTTTAGAATATTAGCAGGAAGCTGATAAGAATGTTGTTATCCGTCGTCAGTATGTTACAACGTTGGGCAGAAATCAAGCAACGTGTCTCAGAGTGCTCGAACTCATCGCTCAGACATAGACGGATTATCTACTGAGTAGTGTGTATCTGAGATAGCACCATCGGCAGTGCAGGGAGACTGGGGATGATTTTTACCCAGGCACCTTTCCTTGCACTTAGGATGTGTAAAGAGTCACTGGAACCCGTGGGACAGAGGGTAACTATGTCTACTTGACACCTGCTACACTGACGCGTACGTATGCCTCTTCCTGTGGGTCAGACACGTAACTAGCAGGCATATGCCTGCTAATGGACTGGACCCACGCACTTGACATGAACGCACTACTGACAAGTTTGCATTGTTCTGCATCGGCAATGATTCAGTCCGATTGTTCTCACAAGCCCAAAGCTTTCGGTAACGCGGTGTCAGATGATGGGCATTAATTCATCGGAAGGTGTGcctcccgcttctcttccttgttgCTATCCAGTGAGGTCGGTTATGATATTGAGCAGCGTCCATGTTCTTCTTTGGCGTGCACAGTAGTACATGAAATGCCAGTGCGGCTTGATATGCTTTGCTGTGATTTTGGAACGTTACCAGGAGACCCTCGAAAATTTTTTCGTACTGCAGTGAACGTGGCACCCTTTCTCAGTCTTGTTCCTGTAACATAGCCTTGACGCCGGCACTCACGCGGATGATAATTCATGGCTACTGATTTGAACTTTACAACGCAGGTGATGTTCCACTAGCCCTTTTTTGTCATTTGAAGAACCACCCGTGCTCGGAGATTACGCCTACAAGAACTGTCTACATCCGTACTATCCTATCTATTTCTTTTGCCGGCCGCGCCAATCGCCCAACACAACTCAGCTGGTAGGTGGCCATTGTTGACATGGTTGATAGTTATCGCTGTGTGGGAGGTGCATGATTCAAAGCATGAGGGTTCCGTGTGTCTGGCACCCGGCAGAAAACTGGTGGCAGATGCGCAGAACGAATGCCCAGGAAAATTCGGGTCCCGCGTCAACTTCGTTCACACTTCAAAGGTGAAACATACCTTTATAAATGCCGAGCCAGCTTGTTGTGCCTACCACAGCTTGTTGCGTTGGCTTGATGAACAAAAGGGGTACCGCTGTCATTTCCATGTGAAATGTGTTCGGCCCTTGCACGACAGTAGTAGTGTGGCTTAACAGAGAGATTGCAACGGACACGCCTTCTGGCTGAGAAATTGGagtcctttttttctggcTACAGCATTTAATAGAATTCGAGTACACAAGTGACAGAACGGCGCCCACAGGTTCGTCGTTCCTTGATTTAACACCCATTTGGTGATTTCGACAGCTAGGCGAACACACTTACGGTTTCGGCTGCGGCATCCGTATTTCTTGGATTTACCATCCGTTTTGAAATTCGGCCCACTGGGAGCAGCTGAGCAATATCGTGACAGCCAGCTTGTGTGGAAGAGTAGTGTCGTTTTGCACGAGATGCATCGTAAGTGATCTGTTGGTTTGAACCTCCCTCATGTGACGTTTATTCTTCTTTGTTGGCTCATCTTAAATCGGTTTGTTCGCCTACAAGCATTGCCCGTTGACAATCCCTGTACCACCACCGCCTACACTGTCTCATGAATTGGGCCACATTCGGAAGTACCCGATGGTAACTTAATGAGACATGAAAGGGACTCCCGAACGTGCTGGGTGCCAGAGGCTCAGTCCTTGGAGTAGAGCGGTGCAGAACTTTGTTGCTCAAAAACATGTTCGATCTCTGTGACTTTTCAAAACCGCATGCGGGCGCGGGGTCCAGGTTGGCAGCTGAAACAACTTGCGGATAGGTGAATCATGATATAAGCAGCCAAATCGTATAGGACGAATGGAGATTTCTGTTAACACCATCAAAGCTGCTCTCAGTGCTCCTCGACGAGCCTGTCTGCAGCACTTCCAGTGCGATGACAGTGCCGTGGCAGTAGATGAGTGGCGAGACTTGACAAGCCGGTCCTCCACGGACAGATTCGCATTCACAAGAAACGTTTTGGCCGGGAAGTTGAGAATTTGTGTGCAGATGAACTTCCATGAAGCAACATGCGTATGGTTCAGTCGTATTCTTTGTACCCACACAGCTCGCCATCCTTCTTGAAACTCATCACCGGTAGACGACAAAACTTTGGAACTCACGAAATATCTGTTTCTTGTAAGTGTGAGTGTTAGATTTGCTTGGAAAGCTAGTCTCTCTGATGTAACCCAAACGCAACCCTTCACAAGAAGGGGTGGTTCATGACTTTTTGGTTCTTGAAGGAGTCGAAAATTTAGATGTTTTTTCGACCAGCGTGTATTTTGGTCGCAACGCTGCTGAGCACACCGACTCAGACACTAGCGGCCTCTCTGTAACACCAGGTCACGGGGAAGGCGCTTCGCGAGTAATCGAGAAACTCCAGCTTCCAAGACACCATGGAATGCCATGGTTTACGCAGAAGCTACCAGCCCTATTCTTTACTCAGCGGAAACAACTTCATTACCCGGCACTGAAAGCTCTCTCAGGGTGTCTGGCAGGCTTGTTCACTTGTGTGTTGTCCAGAGATCATTTGAAGGTGACAGTAGGACATAAACGCCTACACTTCTGGTCCATTGGTGTTGTCACTGCCGCATCACGCCTGCCCAGAATCCGCCAGCCATGGCGCTGCTCGAAGAGAGTTTCGACAACTCTGTAAAGGTCATAATTGTGGGAAATGGCACTGTCGGCAAATCGTCTTTGATTACTCGATTTTCTGATGGCAAATACACCAGCGACTATAAAAAAACGCTCGCTGTTGATTTCATTGAAAAAACTAGACAAATAAAAAAGAACGACGGAGGCGACGAGACTCTTACTTTTTTCCTCTGGGATACAGCAGGACAAGTGAGTTACATGAAAAATCACAGACGGCAACGCCGTGTTTCCCGTAGAGGAAGTCATTCAGCGACGAAACGAAGTTTAGCACTCAGACCTGAAACCTGTACTCTGTTCGGCGGTGTAATTTCGCTATAATATCAGGAGGAATACAACAGTATCACTCGAGCGTACTACCGAGGAGCGAGCGCCGCCGTAATTGTATTTTCTACAACTGACCGAGCCAGTTTCCATGCAGTCCACCACTGGCACAGGTGAGATGCTTTCAGTCAGTAGAAGTTCAGGTCTAACCACTGGCGAATTAACATTGTCAACACAACACGTGTCTCAATAAACGGTCACCGGTGAGGCAATTGCGCGGTAGAAAACAAATGGGAGAAACTCCTTCTGTACGACTCGCCAACATGAAAAAGTTCGAATAGGGAACTCGAAATTCAACCGGCAACCGTTAAGGTTGTCGAGAATCTTTACAGCATGCGATGCGTTTGCAGCTCGGTCATAAACAGCGTAGAGCCTAAATTGTCAATCGTAGCAGGAGAGACGTTGAAAAGGGAGATCTTGGAACACGTCAAGTGTCGACATCAAATTTATTTGTTACACACTGGCGGAGCGTGTCTGCGGACAGACAACAATGTGGTCGTTCGAAGGCAACACGACGTTTTGCATTTGAAGTGGCGTAAGCATGCTGCCGGCTTGAGTTTGGCTCGCATTACCAGATCTGTATCTAATGATGCTAGCGGGTCTCTTACAACTCCACAGGAGTCACTCTTCGTAGGCAGAAGGCCATCATTGTCTAGTGGCACATCACTTCCGCTCTTCAAATCGCCGCAAAGAGACCAGCCGACCACAGCATTTTTCACAGTGCTCTGCACTTCTGTTTGATGCGGTGAGGTGTGCCAACCTgatgtttctgtttttctgtggcTAGAGCCAAAAACCTCCCTAATGCCGCGAGCAGTAGTCTCACCAGAAGCTGCGAAAATCGTGGACGTGAAACTCGTTACCAGAATGCGTTGTGCAAAAACCAGAATTTCCATATCCGCCATGGAGCACGAGGGCATCACGGTTACGTGTCTGAAATACACTCCCGCACCTACAGCGACTGTgcacgagaaaaaaccatAGTTCGATGAGTGGTTGAATCTTATATATCAGGAAAATTACGGAGGAATGTGGCGATGTAATATGTGTACTCGTCCAAAACAAAATCGATTTACTTGACCAGGTATGTATTCTGTAGTCTCTTATTATTACAAGCCCTCCCCAGCCAAGGACCGGACCCCGTTTGCGCAAATTTGACATCTCAGACCCTTGACCCCCTCCACCTAGAACATCAGTGCTGCGAGGCTTTGGGAGGTCGTTTCCAGCCGGTGGCCTCCCGACATAAACAAGCCGCAGAGACGCTGGTTTCCGCTCAGATGGCCGATTCCTGATTCTACAGTCACTGTTGAGTTCAAGCGTGCGTTAGTTGTAATGTCTTCTCACGTGCCTTTCGGGTATAATCCGCATTGGTCGAACTACCTGTGTATCGATTCCCACATCCCAGCTCAGACGTCATTCTGTATATCGCATACACGTCGTTAGGCGGCTGTCACACCAGCAGAAGTTGCGGAGCTGAGAAAACAGT includes these proteins:
- a CDS encoding hypothetical protein (encoded by transcript TGME49_283540~Signal peptide predicted by SignalP 2.0 HMM (probability 0.907) with cleavage site probability 0.712 at residue 42), yielding MHTKMTDGAKLYRRSMTTATTTGFFLLACWFLPSSCIQGSEALSTTATTQPISNVTRYPEQHTVARSAADVAKALAEKVAREAMKNAYNDVFRNWTGIAHPDFHNGDAETCKIVLSFDVAKKKNAMGSVTKILSVTVNNARGQLTVKYLERPNVRNATNVRRASSWVRRKLALETADEVVSVTETIDVPQACIADNHSRYFVVTRRKNVIDTRVFAVVIELELHPGPYLVPRDISRIAELDRILKEHERETFTEGKWVTLPGCMMLIRVRETLKRAPRLTIDAYRGSVQFREDELKSLGSQALPQGCTWDGPSAVGVVTRHDRSADANLWDVLLFMADAPSHVQFEYTLPKEADVERNSDLSSGFASGPGEQDDNI
- a CDS encoding small rab-related GTPase (encoded by transcript TGME49_283530) yields the protein MALLEESFDNSVKVIIVGNGTVGKSSLITRFSDGKYTSDYKKTLAVDFIEKTRQIKKNDGGDETLTFFLWDTAGQEEYNSITRAYYRGASAAVIVFSTTDRASFHAVHHWHRKITEECGDVICVLVQNKIDLLDQAAVTPAEVAELRKQLNVELFRTSVKDNINIEAVFDYIGREFLEPSQSHSEQEKNTDESRCTENIFLSSNNHGVASQA